Proteins co-encoded in one Candidatus Equadaptatus faecalis genomic window:
- a CDS encoding efflux RND transporter periplasmic adaptor subunit, which translates to MRGIVQKIVLAVILFAVIAFGFRYFKQRSRVPEYVRASGMIEVLEVQLAPQAGGRIDKLYIDEGQDVKKGDLVAKLSLDGADDVLASAQAGLAAAQAQLAQLRNGFRSEQVSAAKANASAAKIQYDQALRDKNRFDRLAEEGAVAARQAELASEKANAAREAANAAEEQYRLLARGNRAEDIAAAEANVKRLAAEVERAKTGLSYKEFRSPVDGVVLTKNYEEGDVIAAGSPLATVGRNDKCWVKIYIPSSQLGLVRVGQTADVTIDAYPDSVFLGKVTKVNDQAEYNPRLSLTQNERSNMVFWVKVTLDNQEGVLKPGMPADVRLNND; encoded by the coding sequence ATGAGGGGTATCGTTCAAAAGATTGTTCTTGCGGTAATTTTGTTTGCGGTCATTGCTTTTGGTTTCCGTTATTTTAAGCAGCGCAGCAGGGTTCCCGAATACGTAAGGGCTTCGGGCATGATTGAAGTGCTTGAGGTTCAGCTTGCGCCTCAGGCAGGCGGACGCATTGACAAGCTGTACATTGACGAGGGACAGGACGTCAAAAAAGGGGACCTTGTGGCAAAGCTTTCTCTTGACGGGGCGGACGACGTTCTTGCCTCCGCACAGGCAGGTCTTGCCGCCGCGCAGGCGCAGCTTGCGCAGCTCAGAAACGGTTTCAGGTCAGAGCAGGTTTCCGCCGCAAAGGCAAACGCCTCCGCCGCTAAAATACAATACGATCAGGCTCTGCGGGACAAAAATCGTTTTGACAGGCTGGCAGAGGAGGGCGCCGTTGCGGCGCGTCAGGCTGAACTTGCCTCCGAAAAGGCAAACGCTGCGCGGGAGGCGGCAAATGCCGCCGAAGAGCAGTACAGGCTGCTTGCCCGCGGTAACCGCGCAGAGGATATAGCCGCCGCCGAAGCTAACGTAAAACGCCTTGCCGCAGAGGTTGAGCGTGCGAAAACAGGACTTTCGTACAAGGAATTTCGTTCGCCTGTTGACGGTGTCGTGCTTACGAAAAATTACGAGGAGGGCGACGTCATAGCGGCAGGTTCACCGCTTGCGACCGTAGGCAGAAACGACAAATGCTGGGTCAAGATTTACATTCCTTCTTCGCAGCTTGGTCTTGTCCGCGTTGGACAGACGGCGGACGTAACGATTGACGCGTACCCTGACAGTGTTTTTCTCGGCAAGGTAACAAAGGTCAACGACCAGGCAGAATACAATCCGAGACTGTCGCTTACGCAGAATGAGCGCTCAAATATGGTGTTCTGGGTTAAGGTTACGCTTGACAATCAAGAGGGCGTTTTGAAGCCCGGAATGCCTGCGGACGTGAGACTGAACAACGACTAA